One window from the genome of Xiphophorus hellerii strain 12219 chromosome 16, Xiphophorus_hellerii-4.1, whole genome shotgun sequence encodes:
- the il2rb gene encoding interleukin-2 receptor subunit beta, which translates to MSLAVETLWALWMSLVLIPAHSHKASPGLVCTNNFVNNVSCSWTGAGLGSAEDCSIYGEKKFWIHRQPLLILQSCKLKQHGNSSLGCSFVFEKTQFSGYDVMPSISLKCNGTLVEKITDYKPGEHIKMHPPEAPQVNITANFTLISWSLENPVSKYFTSGFDFQLQIKERQQQWRDSRNISTREQELRSEVGKLKGHLEVRVRVNPVGRPGSHWSDWSPTTSWEDLKDEKSHSYSPSDQNTVRWSLLALGLFLATVIIVLARYKTRGLLKGKPLPNPSEYFQSLHTVHQGNLKEWLNPFSGTQSFFVTPSCDRISHVVVCEDWNEEASSPSPTSITTSPLLHFHRYPTSCSNNNGLIYNSSSLSSFSNVGYFMSSSSGGGSARTDSNPAYFAYQDNFQDPPHIHGLHFRLCDSLASYPEYESLKREPESPDSGFGIMKEDEIKETQRAISREGEEVLNDQSSPLLFLPLHLPYRPPSSPSAHPSTLTQPSESQQMDAAETDTGSSSAAQPVAGAMCRSSSMPVEPFRTGYLTLKELQMTFSNKSI; encoded by the exons ATGTCGCTGGCCGTGGAGACGCTGTGGGCCCTGTGGATGTCGCTGGTTCTGATTCCAGCTCATTCTCACAAAGCCTCACCCG GACTCGTCTGCACAAATAACTTTGTTAACAACGTCAGCTGCAGTTGGACCGGAGCTGGGCTTGGTTCTGCGGAGGACTGTTCGATTTATGGAGAGAAGAAATTTTGGATTCATAGACAACCACTCTTAATCCT TCAAAGCTGCAAACTGAAACAACACGGAAATTCTTCTCTGGGCTGCAGCTTTGTCTTTGAAAAAACA CAGTTCTCTGGTTATGACGTGATGCCAAGCATCTCTTTGAAGTGTAACGGGACACTGGTGGAGAAGATCACAGACTACAAGCCAGGGGAACACA TTAAAATGCATCCTCCAGAGGCTCCCCAGGTCAACATCACTGCTAATTTCACCTTGATATCATGGAGCCTGGAGAATCCTGTCTCAAAGTATTTCACCTCTGGCTTCGACTTCCAGCTTCAGATCAAAGAGAGACAACAGCAATGGAGG GACTCCAGAAATATTTCCACGAGGGAGCAAGAGCTGAGGTCTGAGGTGGGGAAACTAAAGGGCCACTTGGAAGTCAGAGTCAGAGTCAATCCGGTTGGGAGACCCGGCAGCCACTGGAGCGACTGGAGCCCGACAACATCCTGGGAGGATTTGAAAGATGAGAAAA GTCATTCATACTCACCATCGGATCAGAACACAGTGAGGTGGAGCTTATTGGCCCTCGGCTTGTTTCTCGCCACCGTCATCATTGTGTTGGCCCGCTACAAGACCCGGGG GCTGCTCAAAGGGAAGCCTCTACCGAATCCCTCGGAGTACTTCCAATCTCTCCACACAGTCCACCAGGGAAATCTGAAA GAATGGCTTAATCCCTTTTCAGGGACCCAGTCGTTCTTCGTCACCCCTTCGTGCGACCGAATCTCCCATGTTGTGGTGTGCGAGGACTGGAACGAGGAGGCATCCTCCCCGTCTCCAACTTCCATCACCACAAGCCCCCTTCTTCACTTCCACAGATACCCCACTTCTTGCTCAAACAACAACGGCCTCATCTACAACTCGTCGTCCCTGTCAAGCTTCTCAAACGTGGGCTACTTCATGTCCAGCTCCTCCGGCGGCGGCTCGGCTCGGACCGACTCCAACCCGGCTTACTTCGCCTATCAAGACAATTTCCAGGACCCTCCCCACATCCATGGCCTGCACTTCCGCCTGTGTGATTCCCTCGCTTCGTATCCCGAATATGAGAGCTTGAAAAGGGAGCCAGAGAGCCCCGACTCTGGTTTTGGCATTATGAAGGAAGATGAAAttaaagagacacagagagCGATTAGCAGGGAAGGGGAGGAAGTTCTGAATGACCAGAGTTCCCCCCttctcttccttcctctccACCTTCCCTATCGCCCTCCCTCCTCTCCATCAGCTCATCCTTCCACGTTGACACAGCCGTCTGAAAGCCAGCAGATGGACGCTGCTGAGACAGACACAGGCAGTAGCTCAGCTGCTCAGCCTGTTGCTGGCGCCATGTGCAGATCCTCCTCTATGCCCGTGGAACCCTTCAGAACCGGCTATCTGACGCTTAAAGAGCTGCAAATGACATTCAGCAACAAATCCATCTAA